Proteins from a genomic interval of Buteo buteo unplaced genomic scaffold, bButBut1.hap1.1 HAP1_SCAFFOLD_100, whole genome shotgun sequence:
- the LOC142027979 gene encoding uncharacterized protein LOC142027979, translating to MGLFSKKRQRSPSGSASGQPCAPAAATGAYELGEEDPGRLHRAAARGDLAWLRQWRLRRGGIDGQDQEKRTPRHVACADGHVDVVRRRVQENCRLNLAGHFKRSPLTTAVQCQQEKRVALLLQHGADPNLADADGNTALHPAVVSPNTTVAGLLLERNANINAQNREGYTPPNLAVSKHDEEMVEFLHKKGTENQRESKLLAEDTGSENTEDSSAGGVADKAVLSSSCPVRTADFTRAALAQDSEGALPVGGAEQEEDAESSGDSEVLSLQQKLASPLKKQSMSEASPEVTTMRYLGALEKDNLHLQGALERVVAELRELKEQHLQSEHCVRDLKTALDNKEREVIASKQKLQDLLLASSGTSTTIKQLEDCVQRLGIENARLEATVQQQNNRIEALQRDLQASASMQKQNVLPRTSKDSHSMWEEQLKSRSHLEELVAQLDREKAELLEQCEAERKKVKKLVELKRPVELHLDQEMKRNIELQKDCERLKKLLSRATKKLRAYEEKEMESQLNLQGEMKNRYSEMANEVGRLRTKVGELSQQLEIESKKCMQLETQNQDLREELSTMRGNHKKLEKSKCQLKEELANLKLHLETNTVDRSQLEQYKREMEEQAEQELRQKLQEVNLVLQMQAASQDRLEQTRASRLASLTNQLEQTIRDLECGLDRIKNMEQDRILQKESMQAEVDRYKELYQAEVKIRRFLESKLERANERLAEARAKLLPERQSSRPLIASSSVSGGLAASPGLYSTELGHLGNN from the exons ATGGGGCTCTTCAGCAAGAAGCGCCAGCGGTCGCCCTCCGGCAGCGCTTCTGGGCAGCCCTGCGCTCCAGCCGCTGCCACCGGTGCCTACGAGCTCGGGGAGGAGGACCCGGGCAGGCTGCACCGCGCGGCTGCCCGCGGCGACCTGGCCTGGCTGAGGCAGTGGCGGCTGAGGAGAGGTGGCATCGACGGGCAAGACCAGGAGAAGCG gaCACCTCGGCATGTCGCTTGTGCAGACGGCCACGTGGATGTCGTTAGACGTCGGGTACAAGAGAACTGCCGGCTGAACCTTGCTGGCCATTTCAAGAGATCGCCACTGACGACG GCAGTACAGTGCCAGCAAGAAAAACGTGTggctcttctgctgcagcatggtGCCGACCCGAATCTGGCAGATGCTGACGGCAACACTGCCCTTCACCCTGCTGTCGTATCTCCTAATACAACTGTAGCAGGGCTGTTACTTGAGCGTAATGCCAATATTAATGCTCAGAACCGG GAGGGATATACCCCCCCCAATCTTGCTGTCTCCAAACATGACGAGGAGATGGTAGAGTTTCTTCacaaaaaaggaactgaaaatcaGCGTGAAAG TAAGCTGCTGGCAGAAGACACGGGGAGTGAAAACACGGAAGACTCTTCTGCAGGTGGTGTAGCAGACAAGGCAGTTCTCAGCAGCTCGTGCCCTGTGAGGACTGCTGACTTTACAAGGGCTGCACTTGCTCAGGACAGCGAAG GTGCCCTGCCAGTgggaggagcagagcaagaGGAAGATGCGGAATCTTCCGGGGATTCCGAGGTCCTTTCT ctgcagcagaagcttGCCAGTCCTCTTAAAAAGCAATCTATGTCAGAAGCTTCTCCAGAAGTTACTACTATGCGCTACCTCGGTGCCCTGGAGAAAGACAACCTGCACTTGCAAGGGGCATTGGAAAGGGTTGTAGCTGAG TTGCGGGAGTTGAAAGAACAGCATCTTCAGTCTGAGCATTGTGTTCGTGACTTGAAGACTGCCTTGGATAATAAGGAAAGGGAAGTAATAGCTTCTAAGCAGAAACTGCAGGACCTCCTGTTGGCATCTTCTGGGACTAGTACGACTATAAAACAACTGGAAGATTGCGTGCAACG ccttGGAATTGAAAATGCCAGACTGGAAGCCACAGTCCAGCAACAAAACAATAGGATTGAAGCCCTTCAGAGAGACCTGCAAGCCTCTGCCTCA atgcaaaagcagaatgtgCTGCCTCGGACATCAAAGGACTCCCACAGCATGTGGGAAGAGCAATTGAAGTCAAGATCCCACCTTGAAGAGCTTGTTGCTCAGCTTGACAGAGAAAAGGCTGAACTCCTGGAACAG tgtgaggctgaaagaaagaaagtgaagaagCTGGTAGAGTTGAAACGCCCAGTCGAACTGCATCTGGaccaagaaatgaaaagaaacatcgAACTGCAGAAAGACTGTGAGAG GTTGAAGAAGCTTCTGAGCAGAGCTACGAAGAAGCTAAGGGCGTATGAGGAGAAAGAGATGGAGTCCCAGCTTAATTTGCAGGGAGAAATGAAGAACAGGTATTCCGAAATGGCCAATGAAGTTGGTAGATTAAGAACAAAG GTTGGTGAActttcccagcagctggagatAGAGTCTAAAAAATGCATGCAGCTAGAAACACAGAATCAGGATTTGCGAGAAGAGTTGTCCACCATGCGTGGGAACCATAAAAAACTGGAGAAGAGCAAATGCCAGCTGAAAGAAGAGCTGGCTAACCTCAAACTTCATTTGGAGACTAACACGGTGGATCGCAGCCAACTAGAACAATATAAAAGAGAGATGGAAGAACAAGCCGAACAAGAGTTAAGACAAAAACTACAAGAAGTCaatctggttttgcag ATGCAGGCAGCCTCCCAGGACAGGTTAGAACAAACCAGAGCCAGTCGTCTCGCTTCACTGACAAACCAGCTAGAACAGACAATTAGAGATCTTGAATGTGGATTGGACAGGATAAAAAATATGGAGCAAGACCGTATTCTTCAAAAAGAATCCATGCAGGCAGAAGTGGACAGGTACAAAGAGCTGTACCAGGCGGAAGTAAAAATAAGAAGATTCCTAGAAAGTAAACTGGAAAG AGCTAATGAGAGACTAGCAGAAGCCAGAGCTAAGCTCCTTCCGGAGCGCCAGAGCAGCAGACCTTTAATTGCGAGCAGCAGTGTCAGTGGAGGTCTGGCTGCAAGTCCAGGTCTGTATTCAACTGAACTGGGACATCTTGGCAACAACTAA